TGTGTGTGCATATTGTTATGGTAAGTATATGTCCGTAGTTTTACCTACACAACAGTAGTATCAAAATGAACCATACATATTTTATTCAGTCAGATTTTTTAAAAGTATTATTGTTGTATAATCCATTTAATTGTCATACTTATTTGTACCCATTTAATTGTCGATCCTAAGCGTATACACTATGATCCAGAGGGAAAACTTGTTTGTTGTAAGTCGTAACCCTATTTTAGTAGACTAGGCTCAATTAGCAGATATAAGCTATTTAAGTAGGCTCGCTTCTAATCTAAGTAGATCCACTGCTTCGCTCAGCAAAAGAGTACATGCGGTAGTAGCTATCTCAGTATGACAAAAAATGATCACTCCTTTTAGGAGCATTGCTTGTTCAGTCACTTCACTCGTTGTTCATTAGCAAATTCCAAACTGCTCAAGTGTTCATCAAAAAGAATGAGCCATATTTTTGTACTTCAAACGTGTCTATCTGTCATATTTAGATAGTACTCTTGTATACCATTTTGACTCCAAAAGCTAAATAAAAAGGCAAAGGTTTCTTGCACACCATGGATGGTGTACAGTCATACACAAAACTATTAGATGGAGATAATCACCAAATCAATTGATCGCCTTCGTTGATCAAGCACAAACCTCTTCCCttgaaaggggggaggggatcAACATCCCGACAGACACGTGGAAATCCACATGCCCAACCAATGAAGATATGGATCACATGTTAAGGACTAGAGAGAACGTGGGAGGGTGATATGCACCACAACCtttcttatatttttaattCATCTGTGTGAGGAGGCATAGGATATATCGGCAGCCCAGAGATGCTTTTTGCTTTATTATATTCCCCTTCTTTGGAAGTCACTAGCAATCATTCTTGCCATGGTTCAATGtacatacatacttttttttttttcgtttaccTATTGAATATGCGTATTTCATACTACAAAAATCAATGTAGTTAAATCTAAAATACAATCATTACTTTATAATGACACAGAAATTGTAGGGAAAATGATCCTCACGCTGCCGGTATTATGATCCCTCTCACACTCTCTCCACCCTTATTTTATTATAGGGCAAGGGTTCTCTGAATGGTCAAGCACCCAACCTTGCGGTGCTCCTCCATACTCTCATTGGCTTGATGTAGAACAATCCATACCACCCCAGCAGCATATCGATTCCCTACCCAAAGTTTTATTAAGATTTTATAAAGAgaggaaagttttccttcacccacgaACTCTCTTCACCCACCACAGTGTCCTTATCATTACTCTCACTTCTATTGCCGAAGGTCTGAAATGCTCTTTTCATTATTCTAGTAGTCCACCATAAAAAGAATGTAGAGATTATTCGTTGAAAGATATAAAAACAGGAAGGTTTGTACCCTAATGACTTATGTATGTACTAgtttgatttcaaatttcaagCTCTGATTTTGAAGACCAAGACATGAGATTAACAGCCTTTGCTATTAATATTCCATTCACAACATATAGGAACACATATGCGGCAGGGATGAGATCACCTTTAATGGGGTCTGTCTGGGTGATCACTTAACACTCACACTGCTTTTCAGGCTTCTTGTCTTTTTCCCATCCTATATATAGTAGCACATTCATCTATTAGATTTGAGTTGTTGAGATGGATTCATAGCCAAATgaaaccctttttttcctttatcaAAAAACTGACATGCTATTTATTAACTGAAGCCATGATCGGAAAATTCCcatcaggagagagatacaaaggatgaaagaaaaagaatggggGACAATCCGCCAAAACTGTGACTAAAACAAAGATGAAGCTCTAGCAGCCAGCCCATGAGCCTCAAAGATACAACAATGAGGAACATAACGgtaagaaacagaaacaaactTTATCTGCTAAGAGAAAAATATCATCAACCAAAAGTCGAGTCACCCAATCAATAGAAGCAGATGAATGATTAAGAGCAGCAATCACCGATTGACGGTCCGAGCTCACAATCAGCTTGTTTATCAGAAAACTTCTGGCAAGGAGGCCGTCACGTAAAACCTCAACTTCCATAACTGAAGTAGAGAAACTGGTGCTAAATCTGCACTTGGCAACATTAAAAAGGCCCGCAAAATCAccaaaaccaaacaaagccCTCCACAGTCCACACAAGTGTTTTTCAGTCCACGCGCCATCCCAAGATTGAAAAATGAAATCCGGTCCAAAACTGGTGGAATGGCAGAAACGCAGTACAGGAACACACATGGACCTCAACTAACACATGGCTAATTATCAACATTCAGCAACCAAAGAGTTTGAATTCCGCAGAGTGCTACTGAGGTCTGAACAAGTGATGAAAAACCGCTTGATTTCTGACTTTCCAGATTATCCAAAGGAGGATAAGATCTTTGCTATCCAGAACCGTAGAAAATCTATTCAACTTGGGTTGAAACTTCACTCTATGAAATGTTCATATTGAGAGTTACGAGAATCCAGCACAGACCATGTAGCTGAATAAAACTGGCAGTTTCCATCTTGTACAACCTGCAGGAAAGATAGAATGATTAACACAGGACAGACAAAAGGGGTAAAATGGCCAACTTCTTCATGTAATAGGCAAAGGGGTTAACTGGGCAAATTATACGAACCTGAAAGGACGATCACAGAATTGTTAAAATTTCCTGCATCACTGGGTCCTTGCTGAAGAGGGAAAAACAAAGAGCATCAAAGGACAAAATTCAGATAGAATAGAAACCACACCACGCCCACAAGATCTCAATAATTTCACGAAAATAAATCACAAGCAGTAATGAACCACACACAAGCGCGCACACACCACAAAAGAAAATCTTCAAGAATCTCATGAAAATAGAATTGGCATTGAGGTACAGAACATGGATGAATCatctcaactccaaagaataGAATATCAAATTTGCTGAACTACTGCATCTCATCCAGAACTGAGGAGAAAATCTAACAAAAAGAGTCAAAGAAATTACAATGATCACTAGGAGGTTactgttttggtaaaaaaaaaagccaatcTTGGCATAAAAGATGGTGCATGTACGGGTTGCCATGGAATGTAATTGACCTTAATCCTCATACTCTGTCTCTTCGTCATCCTCATTATTCTCTGTGTATCTCCATCCATCTTCAACATTATCACGATCCTCTTCTGTTTCCTCACTATCATCTTCCTCATACATTTCTTTGGTCGGCCACTGTTTCTTCACCATGTTCAAATTTGGGGCAGCCACATTCGAGGGTTTTTGTAGTTGGATTTTCAAAGGTGGCATCTTCAACACGGGTCTGTTGGGCTTTCTTCGCTTAGAATTTTTCCCATTTCCACCATAAGCATCTTGGTCACTGGCTTCATCCACCTCATGATCATTATCAAGGTCATTCTTGCCATTCTCTTCTGCATAATGACCAGGATGCTCCCTTTTCAAATGAAGGTTCAGCTTATACTCATGAATGTAGCACTTATCGCATCCTTCATAAGGACAGGCATAAGGCCGGTCAGTGGAAGCAGACCCATAATTCACCGCAGAAGGCTTTGTAGCATTGGGTAGCTTATCTGAAGGTGGGTTGTTTTTCATCATATCCATCGCCATGTTCTGAAAATATtaaggaaataatttttttaaattcaggAACACTCTTCTGCAGCTAAAGATCAATAACATCATAGGTATGTGTACCAACTCATTTCCACACTGGTACAAGTGCTAACAATTAGAAgttatttattttgaaacttttgaGTTACGACCCTAAAATCTCCAGATATTTAAGTGTTTAACAGGCCATTTTAACTCCAGCAAAGAACAAAACACCCCATGCCCCCACCCACCACCCTCTTGCCCAAACCAGAGAGAGATGAGTTATGcccatggttcaaaatctcgccaagatctcagattttttttttttttttttttttttactgagtCGAGATGACCTacgaaatagaaaaagggaattaactcggtcgaaatttcggtaCTATTTCGGTGAGATACCGAAATGCACCACCCATGCCTTATAAGTACCCAATCTCGTGCAGGGGAGTCGAAATTTCGGCTCCTCCTTGCTTTAACTCACAAAATCACTCTAATGTTAACTAATTTGCCACATCACATCTATCGCCTTGAAGATCGCTCCAAGTTGAGGATCTACACATTCCAAcctttggaaaggtaaaccactttccccaagacttttttttttttttttttaacataaataCAAATTGGTTAGGGGTTAGACACTAGAGGGCGATCGATGACCTCACtttttttactatcatattatatcttcTTCTAGCAATATTTCAGAAAATCTCCATaacagttcgacggttgctgccaaacaagggtgcaactctaaaacactgtcatgttctaatatttttgcacaTTTAAGTTctaaacatgtttattaatcttAAAAGAAGCTCCCCACCAAGCTTTAGGTCataatatggccgtttgaccaccgaaacaggcAACTGagtcaaaaaatatatatatatatatacacaactCGGCGAAATTTCAGAATTTCGGTGGTTTTGACACCACTGAAACAATACGAGATTTCAGTATTTtggtggttttgaaaccactgAAACAATACGAGATTTCGAGCCTTGGTTACACCTTAAAGGTGAATTACCTGACAGGCCCCAGATTATTATTCAAAACCATTACTTTGCACGTAATTATTTACCAAGAAATCAACCGGATAATGGAAAGTGAAATAACCAACAGGCAACTAAAGATTGAGAATCGGTAGAACCACCTTTTCATGGTGAGCCTTGATATGAGTTCTTAACTTGTATTCATGAGCATATCtctttccacaatctacatatgGGCAGACATGATAGTTCTCTTGTGAATGCGTTCGCATATGTGCCCGTAAGTTGAAATCCAGGGAGAAAGCCTGCAAATTTGCAGATTGCAAGTCATTATATTTCAAGAAAAattcacaaaaaaagaaaaaaatataaatatatatatggagaAAGCCTGCAAATTTGCAGATTGCAAGTCATTATATTTCAAGAaaaattcacaaaaaaatatatatatatatatataaactacaGATTAACCACGAGTTAACTGATAATTCTACAAGACATGATATTTGGGATAATAATttttaacaaaacaaaaataacatgAAGACTTATTGACCAATGTATCTCCCCAAATTATTGCAAAGCTTGTAGAAAAATACCTAGAACTTACATGGTAGTGGAAAGAATA
Above is a genomic segment from Macadamia integrifolia cultivar HAES 741 unplaced genomic scaffold, SCU_Mint_v3 scaffold1194, whole genome shotgun sequence containing:
- the LOC122063106 gene encoding zinc finger transcription factor YY1-like, encoding MELQTNFNLFGKRPILKCKTPAIRWYKEWVPQDVVSTGGKCFLLKWVSDDTLKALKEKSKEPEAEEPEPEPEPEPTTEVLFLCSYEGCGKTFIDAGALKKHSHIHGERQYVCHYEGCGRKFLDSSKLKRHFLIHTGEKHFVCPHDGCGKAFSLDFNLRAHMRTHSQENYHVCPYVDCGKRYAHEYKLRTHIKAHHEKNMAMDMMKNNPPSDKLPNATKPSAVNYGSASTDRPYACPYEGCDKCYIHEYKLNLHLKREHPGHYAEENGKNDLDNDHEVDEASDQDAYGGNGKNSKRRKPNRPVLKMPPLKIQLQKPSNVAAPNLNMVKKQWPTKEMYEEDDSEETEEDRDNVEDGWRYTENNEDDEETEYED